The Cutaneotrichosporon cavernicola HIS019 DNA, chromosome: 3 region TTGTGCTTAGTATGTTTTCCTGCTACAGTTGTCGCCTCTTGTGCTTATATGCGGGGTGGTCGGGTGTGACGtacgccgtcgcctcggGCCCACCCATCGACTCGCGGAGTGTCTTGCGGGGCGCGTCGGGCACCTGCTCGGGGACTCGACCCCGACGGCGGAGTTCTGGTACGACGTGCTCAATGATGTCCTCGAATGTGTTGGGTGTGACGGCGTACGCGAGGTTGAAGCCGTCGAGGTCAGCTTCGTCGATCCACTGTTCGAGCTGGTTGGCAACGTTGGTTGCGCTTCCGACGATTAGTGGGCCCAGCCCGCCAATGGCTATTTTCTCCGCGATCTTGCGCGGCGTCcacacctcgtcgcctGTCCCCTGCTTACTCCACATCTGGTTCACGGAGCGGATGGCATCGTTCTCGACGTACTCGAGCGGTtggtcgacgtcgatggTGGACAGGTCGACACCTGCCCACCCTCCATACAGTGCGAGGGCACCCTCGATGCTCGCATACTGCCTGTACTCGTCGTACTTGGCCTgggccgcctcctcggtTGAGCCGGTGATGATTGTTACCAGAGCGAAGATCTTGACGTTGGCAGGGTCACGGCCTTGTtcgcgcgcgctggcgcggATGCCGCTCGTAATCTTCTTGAGGTGCGGCACGGTGGGCCCGGCAATAAACACGCTCTCGGCGTGTTTAGCCGCAAACGCTTGCCCCTTTGTGCTCGCGCCTGCCTGGAAGAGGTACGGTGTGCGTTGCGGACTTGGCTCACAGAGATGTGCACCTGGCACGTGAAAGTACTTGCCCTCGTGCTCGATGTCGTGTACTTTGTCGGGGTGGGCGTAGATACCTTTCTctgcggcctcggcgggcTCAAGTACCGCATCGTCCTCCCACGAGTTCTCCCAGAGCTTGTAACACACCTCCATGAATTCCTCGGCGATGTTGTATCGCTCGTCGTGCGGTACTTGCgtctcgaggccgaggttggtCGCGGCGCTCTTAAGGTAGGATGTGACGACATTCCAAGCAACACGGCCCTTTGTCAAGTGGTCGAGAGTGCTCATGCGACGCGCAAAGGCGTACGGAAGTTCGTACGTAAGGCTCACTGTGACACCGAAGCCAAGGCGCTTAGTCACCGCTGCCATGGCGCTGATCGGCCCAACGGGATCGTTCACCGGCACCTGCGAGGCGGAGCGgaccgccgcgtcgcggcTGCCGCGATATACGTCGTagatgccgacgacgtcagCGAGGAATAGAGAATCAAACCCTCCGCGTTCGAGCAACTGGGCCAGGTTGATCCAGTACTCAAGGTCCTTGTAGGTGCGCGCCCGGTCGGATGGGTGCGTCCACATGCCGGGTGCCTGGTGGCCGACACAGCACATGTCAAACGCGTTGAGGTAGATGCGCTTCTTTAAAGGCGGCGGTGTGAGTGAGCCGTACACACCTCCGTGGTACACGAGAGGCTTGCCTGGCGAGAGGGTGATGTTGTCCAGGCGCCCAATGGCTAGAAGGTTGTCACCCGCTACGCTAAATGAAACGATATCGCCGCTGAAGCGGGCGAGCGAGGGTAGTTTTGGTaggccatcctcgccccaGCTCCAATCATCGTTCGAGAAGCGCTTCGAGGTGGTGGCTGAAAAGCGCGTGGCGATGTGTCCCTGGTCTTCGCGTAGAAGATGCGCGGCAAAGCGTAGCGAACGTGAAAGCGTGTcgagcgaggaagaggtccTTCCAACGTTGAACGACACCATCGGCGGGTCGACACACACGCTGTTCACCGTGATAGCGGTGAAGCCGACTGGATGGCCCGCATGAGAAGAGGTGATGACCCAGACACTCGTCGCAGCGTTGCGGAACGCCGTGCGCAGGTGGGTCCCGTCGACTGAGCCTGTActggaggtcgacgagcgtcgCCGGGCGTCAATGCCAGCAAACACCTGCGTGATGTCAGGCTTCGCAGCCGGTGCAGCCCTGGGTGAGAGGGAACCTGACGACTCAGCCGAGGACTGGAACGAGGCCGGAGGAGACTGGGCCGACAGACTCTTCTCcggaggcggcgatggcggtgaGATTGACGTAGAGGCAACGCGGTTGATGATGCCAGCGACGGTCGCGGTCGTTGGTGCGGCCTTGGGAGCGCGCGGGCGGGCATAGAGCCCGTTGGGTGCCTCCGTAGGAGCCATGATGGCTGGTGAGGTTGGTGGGTTGCGGGAATGTGGCGAGTGGTCGAAACTATCTCTCGCTTTTGACAGGCCGACGTGTGGATGCGCTTTCAGTCGCTCTTGCAGAAAGCTGAATTGAATGTGCCGGGCAAGCTAGATGAAGCAACAGTGAACGGGAGCCGGTGTGATCTTTAAATGCCGGGTAAAGAGACTCGTCTGCTACAGGAAGTATCTCTCGTGCTGCGACTCCCCATAACCCCTACCTCGTATGGCGGCCGAACaggcgcggaggagctcACCACAACACCGACTGTAGCGTGGTTGATCGGAGATCGATCGGAGACCGCCACACATTTGCGGTACCCAAGGGAAACACGCCATGCGTCGTGCCGAGGTTACTGCTACGCCTTTCCACCGCCATTGAGCTGTAGAGTCTGGCGTTCACATAGGCATTGGTGCCTGTGGCCGGCATCCGGAGGTGGCATCGGTCAGGTTGCGGGGTCTTTTTGCGTGCTTGAGGTATTTTCCATGGTGATGGGAAGGGTCAGTGTACGGCTGTAGGGCTGTGAGTGAGAGTAGATGCGGGGACTAGTTGAGTAGCTGACCAAGGAAGGCCATGTCGACATGTATTGGATGATGATAAAACGCCATGATAGGGCGAATGGCGAGATGATGACGACAGGGTGAGTGATGTGACTCTGGACCCTAAACTCACCCCTCCAACCACACCTCCTCATTCTTGTCTTCTTGTTTCATACAATGGCTACTCATCACCTCAACCCCTATCTCACCAGCTACAATCAATACTGGTGCGGGTGCGCGCTTATTGACCGCTGCTTCTGACTCGGACTCGCTCACGGGATCAAACTTGGCAGACTGGGCCAACAACTCATGTACCTCGCGCCATCAAGACGCATGGTGGTGACAGCCAGCACGCCTGCCACTATCGTCAATGTCCAATACTAAGGCATGATTAAGTCTTCACGCTCTCTCGATATGACTGGTTGGCCGAACAGGCCGGACTGCTGGCCCCACGGATGGCGAAGAAGGGCTGCTCGACCGTTGGCGATGCAccacggcgcggcgcggatgCTACAGGATGCGTCGGCGATCTTGCGGTCTAGTCTTGGCCGAACTAGGGTGCTGATGCCACTGCCGCGGTATCCTAGTCATTAGCTTCATCGTTGATTGGAACAGCACGGTCTGTCCCTCTCGCCACAGAAGGAAGAGCGATTGCGAGACTCGAGATGGGGACCATCTAaaagcgcgccgaggtctGGTGACAGACCTGAGCCCCCGTACCATCAAGACACCATGTCGAGCGCTGATATCTCTGTGGAGAAGAGTGTCGAAATCTTGCAGCCGAACCCCCAGGCTGTGGCCGATGCGCTACCGACACATCCAGACAACTCACTGCTCGGGCGCTTCAAGCATTGGATCCGTGACCGCGACTACCATGTGTGGGTCATGTCGCTAGGTGAGTTTGCCGCACTCTTCTTATGCCGAGGCCGGGTTGCCCATAGTGCCCGCAGTCCTCGCGACGCCTGATCCACCGATCCCGCTCACTGACGTCAGGCTTCCTGCTTCTGTTCACGTCGTACCCCATCCAGGGCGTCCAGACGATTCGCTTCCCAGACACGGGCGCGTACATCCTCATCGTTCTGTACTCGGCGTACTTTGTGACGTCGATGTGGGCGACCTTCTTCCTCAGCTGGTGGGGCCTCGAGTGGTGTCTCCCGTGGGGCCCGATCTCGTACGCGACCTGGATCGCGTGCATGTTCAGCGAGAACAacgccgccaacctcgtTGGTGC contains the following coding sequences:
- a CDS encoding uncharacterized protein (Luciferase-like monooxygenase); the encoded protein is MAPTEAPNGLYARPRAPKAAPTTATVAGIINRVASTSISPPSPPPEKSLSAQSPPASFQSSAESSGSLSPRAAPAAKPDITQVFAGIDARRRSSTSSTGSVDGTHLRTAFRNAATSVWVITSSHAGHPVGFTAITVNSVCVDPPMVSFNVGRTSSSLDTLSRSLRFAAHLLREDQGHIATRFSATTSKRFSNDDWSWGEDGLPKLPSLARFSGDIVSFSVAGDNLLAIGRLDNITLSPGKPLVYHGGVYGSLTPPPLKKRIYLNAFDMCCVGHQAPGMWTHPSDRARTYKDLEYWINLAQLLERGGFDSLFLADVVGIYDVYRGSRDAAVRSASQVPVNDPVGPISAMAAVTKRLGFGVTVSLTYELPYAFARRMSTLDHLTKGRVAWNVVTSYLKSAATNLGLETQVPHDERYNIAEEFMEVCYKLWENSWEDDAVLEPAEAAEKGIYAHPDKVHDIEHEGKYFHVPGAHLCEPSPQRTPYLFQAGASTKGQAFAAKHAESVFIAGPTVPHLKKITSGIRASAREQGRDPANVKIFALVTIITGSTEEAAQAKYDEYRQYASIEGALALYGGWAGVDLSTIDVDQPLEYVENDAIRSVNQMWSKQGTGDEVWTPRKIAEKIAIGGLGPLIVGSATNVANQLEQWIDEADLDGFNLAYAVTPNTFEDIIEHVVPELRRRGRVPEQVPDAPRKTLRESMGGPEATAYVTPDHPAYKHKRRQL